A DNA window from Ipomoea triloba cultivar NCNSP0323 chromosome 10, ASM357664v1 contains the following coding sequences:
- the LOC116031491 gene encoding mitogen-activated protein kinase kinase kinase 17-like, translating into MGSRMQQGKRGEVGVDDEAMELKKKKKSVNDGRYGDGVAWRRGAMLGKGSFGCVYMASLKKPRSKYGYFPSVMAVKSAEVSVSASIQKEREVLAQIKGNPYVIRCFGEETTTGENGEMVYNLLLEYGSAGTLADRIKKSGGEKGLPELEVRFHTRSLLRGLNHIHLTGYVHCDLKPDNIFLVPSSGEVNKGIGLRAKIGDFGLTKREKQSKKRRLEPYWRGTPMYLSPEVVKDSVQESPSDVWALGCIVLEMLTGKPPWAEEGQLDVKEILSKIEQGQLPKIPTHLSKVAMEFLKGCFVKNDMYRLTAEMLLNHSFVQGLDEDEDWRFEEVEEVEDINVIDSIVLVSDFGDEFGAGGWSCVSEDEDSMYYWSDEDDMEGIEDYEDSSCYDDEERGLVGNENPGDLTPSTDTGFDLSETSLEVSSEVPSHGRQTYPIDYTIRAGV; encoded by the coding sequence ATGGGGAGCAGAATGCAGCAGGGGAAGAGAGGAGAAGTTGGGGTTGATGATGAAGCAATGgagctgaagaagaagaagaagagtgttAATGATGGGAGATATGGGGACGGGGTTGCATGGCGCAGAGGAGCAATGTTGGGGAAAGGGAGCTTCGGGTGTGTTTACATGGCGAGTCTGAAGAAACCCAGATCAAAATACGGCTACTTTCCCTCAGTCATGGCGGTGAAATCCGCTGAGGTTTCAGTTTCGGCTTCAATTCAGAAGGAGAGGGAGGTGCTCGCCCAAATCAAGGGCAATCCCTATGTAATCCGATGCTTCGGCGAGGAGACCACCACCGGGGAGAATGGTGAGATGGTCTACAACTTGCTCCTCGAGTATGGCTCTGCCGGAACCCTAGCCGACAGGATCAAGAAATCAGGGGGGGAGAAAGGATTGCCTGAATTGGAGGTGAGGTTTCATACTAGGTCTTTGCTTAGAGGGTTGAATCATATCCATCTCACCGGCTATGTTCATTGTGATTTGAAGCCTGATAACATATTCTTAGTTCCTAGCTCTGGAGAGGTGAACAAGGGTATTGGATTACGGGCCAAAATTGGGGATTTTGGACTCACCAAGAGAGAGAAACAGAGCAAGAAGAGGAGATTGGAGCCATATTGGAGGGGTACCCCTATGTATCTCTCCCCTGAGGTTGTTAAGGATAGTGTTCAAGAATCCCCTTCTGATGTATGGGCTCTTGGGTGTATCGTGCTCGAGATGTTAACCGGAAAGCCGCCCTGGGCCGAGGAAGGACAGTTAGATGTTAAGGAGATTCTTAGCAAGATTGAGCAAGGACAATTGCCTAAAATTCCCACTCACCTATCTAAGGTGGCCATGGAATTTCTCAAAGGCTGTTTCGTTAAGAACGATATGTATAGATTGACTGCCGAAATGCTGTTGAATCATTCGTTCGTGCAAGGCCTGGATGAAGACGAGGATTGGCGGTTTGAGGAAGTGGAAGAGGTTGAAGATATAAATGTGATTGATTCCATCGTATTGGTGTCCGACTTTGGTGATGAATTCGGGGCTGGAGGCTGGAGTTGTGTATCTGAAGACGAGGATTCCATGTACTATTGGTCAGATGAAGACGACATGGAAGGCATTGAGGATTACGAAGATTCATCGTGCTATGATGATGAAGAACGAGGATTGGTAGGCAACGAAAACCCGGGTGATTTAACCCCCAGTACTGATACTGGTTTTGATCTTAGCGAGACATCCCTGGAAGTCTCATCCGAGGTTCCATCTCATGGTAGACAAACGTATCCGATTGATTATACAATTCGTGCAGGAGTTTAG